Genomic DNA from Hordeum vulgare subsp. vulgare chromosome 2H, MorexV3_pseudomolecules_assembly, whole genome shotgun sequence:
TTAACTATACAAACTTGTCATAAGTAAACTTATAGGCAGTAAATATCATCGTTAAATGTTGTATTGCTCTATCATTGCATCAGCAGAAGATTATTCACAGTGGCATTCACATTATTCGTTCTCATCAGGTCCTGCAACGAagttgaaaaggaaaagcattagTGCATACTAGTGTCTAAAGAAATTACAACAAGAGACTAGCAAAACCAGAAACGTACTTCAATAATTAGCTCGTCAGGCATATGGGGTAAAACTTCTCGTACTCTATCTACCATGATATTAACCCGCAACATGCTTCCGTTAGGTGTTCCTGCTGTGCCTCGGAACCGCAAGCTAGCAGACACCCCATCGGGCCTCGAGGAAGATGACGGAATAATTGAAGGGCCTGCCATTGACTCAGGCCACAGATTCCAGGTGGTATCTGTATGCCCATAATTATCAGTCACAGAAGCGAACTGCCTCATCATCATCTGAACGCCGCTAAGCCCCACAGATCTCACTGCACTAGAGGAACTGGGGTCATCCACCCCAGGGCTCGACCACGGTGGTGCCAAGCGAGAATCAAGACCCGCACCTCTGCGACAACCAACACAAACACATTAAGGAATAAAATATCGACAACTCTGTAGTCACCTAAATTGAATGGAAGACTACACTTCTGCCATCGTTGATGAATCATATCTCCTGGGTCTTGAGTTAACATGTTAATAAAACAGCCAAGAAGGTGCTTGGTTCGTGTTTTTCATCCCGTAATCTGATTACAGCGCAACCTGAAACCGTTACATCGGTTTGGTAGCAATGTGGCGTAATCAGGTACCGTGGAAACAAATCCCACCTCTATTTACCGTTGATTACGGCCTCCCCCGCTGCAATCTGATTACGTTACCGAACCGTCATGGCTTTTTCTGAACCAGTCCTCCCGACCTCCTCCACTCCGATCTCCTCCGCCGCCGGAAAAGACATCACCACCGGCTCGTCCCCTACCCCCCTCGCTCCGATCTCCCCCGCCGCCGGAGAGGACCTCGCCACCGGCTCGTCCCCGACCCTTCACCTCCTTGCCGGACAAAGGTGCTGCAGCTAGCGGCCTCTACATCTTCCGTACAGTGACTCCGATCTATGTCCCCGCCGTCACATCGTCGGGAACGAgctcgtcgtcctcctctgcAGCGACGCCAACCTGTGGCGCTACCTTCAACCTGCCCTCGAGCGCAACCTATGGCCACCAGCACCGGGGAACGGGTGGAGCTAGCGACCTGGGTTCCCGTTTCTTGCTTCATGCCGGTATCTGTTAACGTTAcatcacttgcatccaaacaaatTTCGGTTTTTGGCCATATCGTTTACAGTGACGGTGTAAATCATTTACGTTTACGTTTGCGTTAACGATTCTGAAACAAACACCTCCCAAGAGTTCTACACCTGAGTATTTTATTTACATGATTAGGCACAAAACGTATGTTACTGCTTGGTGGTTGTTCCCTTCCCTGAGAAATGTTCAGTGTTCTAATTTTCGAAGTACATCTATATTCAACTGCACATATGCTAAATCAGAAGTTTTTAAGCAACCAGATTCCAGCAGAACTTCCCATAACCGGTGTCAACTGGCCAGTTACCACCAAGAAACTTAGGTTTTGACACTAGAATACCGTTACTCTTGACTGCGTGCTAACTTTGAAGATGGTCGATGCAGGGAATTAAAGAACCACAAATTGTACCGCTGATGCATAACATTTACTGAGTTTTGAGGGCTAATTTCAAAATGACGTTATTATATCAGAAATCTATCCAATACTTACGAAAAATAGAGAAGCAATCTGGAGTATAGTCTGGTGAAGTAACTGCCACAGATAATAGAACATTGTAAGTTTTTATGCATACCTCCAAACACCATCTGAAGGATTCTGCTGTTCAGGAACCGTCTGCTGAATATTTGCTATCTCTGCTGTTGTTGACCTAGAATGCCCTTGAGATGAAAGAAAGAGTGGCCTTCGACAAGTTGGACAAGAGTAATCCTCCATTAATCCTTGATCCAACCTAACCATATCAACAATATGAGTAAAGTAAAACGAGGAGCAAATTTCCTACTCCCTCCAACCCGAATTAATTGACGCAGCCTGTACACAATATTGTATAGAGGTTGTATAAGGGCTGCGTCAACTAATTTGAatcggagggagtacatacaTTTAATGGTAAAGACACTGAAGCGTTTAATATGATTTACTAAGCAGATCAACAGAGGGGCACTGAAACATGACTTCAGTAATTGATCCTTAGGTGAAATTTCCCCTGATTTGTTCGCTATGCACTGGTaagtaataccccccccccccccccaattgacaaatactccctctgttcgtAAATACAAGTCTTTCTAAAGATTTTAACATGGACTACATTCGGATACATATAGACatgctttagagtgtagattcactcattttgctccgtatgtagtccatagtagaatctctaaaaagacttatatttaggaacggagggagtataagatgcTCAACTTTTATGTGAATCGGATGTACAGACACGTTTTAGTGTTGGTTCACTCATTTcagtccgtatgtagtccatattgaaatatcgAAAACATCTTATATATATGAACGGATGAAGTATCAAATAAACTCCTTTACTGATTCCATTGTAGAAAGTTCCAGTTGACAGCAAAATCAGGAGTTCAGGACACTAGTCTCGTAGTTTAATTCGGAATTCAAGTAACTAAATGACATGGACATATGGAAGAGTACATTGATAACTACAGCCTTTAACTCAAATGATTTTTTACTAGCAATCAAGCATCAATTGGCAACACACTAAAAGTAACTGGGCATACCAAGATCGCAAGCAAGGTAGATGAAATAGATGGTTGCAAGGCAACTTTTTAGCTCGAGCCATTGGTCCCTGTGAGTTGCAGCAGAAGCAACGAAAATTTCAGATACAGAAGTAGTCAAGGACGACAGAGTTTCTGAAGATCTAGAAAACTATTCACCCGGCAGATGGCACACTCATCATCGTATGTGCAGATTTCATCGTATGTAGCATCAGGGAGTGCTCCATCGAGCGAACGGAGTGCCTTTCTTAACTTAATGTAGGTCTTAATTCTCTTCAAAAATGAAACTACAAGAGCCTGCATATGGTAAAAAGACACATCAGTACATATTAAATTCCATGAAAGTAACACAGTTTATCAACAGCTGCCAATAGGTGATGTTTGCCTTACACGCAAGTTCAACAGGAGGACTGCGTCGACCAGGTGAAACGCCATACCACGGAGCCAAAAGATCATCGAATAATGACCAAGTGACATCAACAAGCTTATCAGGTCAATGGCAAAACCAAAATTCCTTATAAGTTGGCCTCTCCATTCAGAAAATGAACCTGCAGATGTGAAGCATGATTACATCCTAGTAGCAAAGTGGAAAGAGTTCAAGAGGAGTTTGCACAGGAGCTTAGTAAGTCTTGCTCCTCAAACATTGTTCAACTGAAGATAAAGCGCAGCCTACAGATACACCAAAGCAATAAGTAGTGTTATATGTGACTGAAACTGCTGTTTGTGTACCTCCCTGGTCAAGAAGAATAATTCTGGCCATATGTTTGTACAATCTAATAAAATTATAATGTTTATGAACTAATTTCTTACAAATGTACACATACTACTTTGATGGCCAAGATAAATATTCACAAAGATATTACTGGTTAAAGTTAAATAGTTTGACTGTAAGCATGGATATCACTTTTGTAACCAGATGTCCTGCTTGTGTACCTCAGTATTACTATCATTGAGATGGTAGCAACAAAAACTGTACATGCACAACATAAGAGTTATATATCAACAATGAGTTAGCTGAGGAGCTTATCACCTGCTGCTTGTTTATAAGTTTTTTGGAAATCAAGATAGTCCACACCGCTGTCCATCAGATGTCGCTGCCAAATGTCAAACAACTGAAATCCATGCACCATGATAGACTGCCAAAAAGGAGAGCTATTTCAGAAATGTCATCGAGAGGTTCAGAAGTAATGACTATGCACAGGTAAACATTCATGATGTTTTTTTTTCCTAGTTAACAACTTAATATTCATAAATGGCAGTGCAGCAAAATATACAAGAATAAACTGGAAGTCAATGAGTCACAAATACCCCTCACAATATTGGTTCAAATTACCTGCAGTGACTCAAAGGCAATACTAAGTGGCTCAAATAACATAAGCCAAAATAACTTAGAATTGCATGAACTGCAGAACCCTACACAAAGCTTCATCCTGGAGAAGTTGGATAAAAAATAACTAGTGAGTTCTCTGAACAGAAACAGCACCATATTTGTGTTATGAACAGAGCTTGTTGTATTGCACAACCCAAAGCGCCTAATATAAGTAAAAGGACTGGAGGAGATATCCTTAATCTAGGCCAATAGGAAAAGACCATAACCCACgtaccaccaccctcccactcttcTCAAATGTCAAACGTATGAAGTAGCATTGCATTTGGAAATGTAAGACACTAAAGACAAATAAACAGCTGCAGTCCAAGTCTACGTAGCGCCATCAAACCTGTCAAATCatgccagagagagagagagacgacaGCAAAGAGCATAGCGCAAAAGAGATGAGGTGCACCCAGCAGCAATAACTTCAGGGAAAGCAAAACTGCAATGCGGCATCACAAGGGCCTCTACAATAAAGGACCATGCGAATGGAAAGAGGCCATGCTCATACAATATAAATAATGGACCAGGACCAGAAAAACAGAGGCTGAATTACCAAGGCTTTTGTGTACTAGTATGGCATGGACCAACACGACACAGTGATGGACATGGATGGATATAACATAAGCAATACACTGAAGAGACTGACTCGAGAAGGGATACTAGCTAGAAGTAGCAGCAGCCAGCAAGCACTCAGCCAAAACAGCAAGAACTGCACACCATCGGACAGCACAATGGTACTCAGCccaacaccaccaacagcaaTAGCTTCCCAGCACCAAACTAGCAGCCCATGGACTAAGCAATGCGGCGGCCACCCACAAAGCCATCATGAATGAAGCTGAACAGAGCAGAAGTCTGAGGCAAGGAATCTGCAGCTGCATACCCATTCATGGAACGGCAGAGGCAGTCAGGCAATAATAGAGGAGGTCAGCGGCACTGAATGAAGACTTGCACTGCAGAGAAGATCACAGCAGCATGTCAGATCTGGAGCTCGCCTGAACCTGAAACTACTGTCAACGTTGACTTAATGTTTCCTCAGTTATCGGGCAGCCAAGATGGTGAGGCCCATTTACTTTACTGTTCAGTTTCACCAGTTGTCACTAGTTATTATTACCGTTTCACTTGGCGAGTAACTGGCTCAGCACTATCTAAGCGTGGGAACAAAATTACGTATAATGCAGCAATACAAGTCAGGGTCTCTCCCTTCCGAGGCGAACCCTAGATACAATTTCACTTTCTTTTCCATTCCTCGTGATTTCGCCGATCTGAGTAAAATAGGGATCTGACAAATGGTATTCACAGCTAGGTTGATCCTTGGAGGTGTTTCAAACGGGGAGGCGCGGTGGTTCGCTTCTCGGTAAAATCCCATCCTCCACTCCTTTCTTGCAGTGGCGATGtttctgttgttgtggttgcgttGCGGCGGCGGTGATTCATTCAGACACAGAGGAGGCGGCTGGAGCCGGTTGCTGACGAGTCCTTTGTCAAAGGAAAAGTCCCATGCTCTATCTTGTTTTGTGCGCTGATTTGGTGGTGAATCCTACAGCGGGGTAGGATCTGGGCTCTGATTCGGGGTGAAGAGGTGGTATGTGTGATTGAGTGTCTTCTATGTTCCACGCCACAACCCGACGAGACACAACGGAAGAAAATATTTAAGAGCAAATGCACTGTGAATGACAAGGTATGCAACTTAGTGATTGATAGTTGCAGCTGGGGGGATCTTATCTCCCAGAAATTGGTAaccatttaaaacttgaaactcaTGATCATCCAAAACCCTACACTATTGGGTGGATCAAGAAAGGAGTGAATATGAGGATCACTAAAGAATGCAACCTACCACTTTCTTGGGGCAAGCATTATCACTCAAATGTGTTGTGTGATGTGGTTGACATGGATGCCAGCCATGTTCTTCTTGGGAGACCTTGGCAATTTGATGTGGATACTACACGTAAAGGAAAGAAAAATTCTTACTCTTTCATTTGGAACAGGAAGAAGATCGTCTTTGGGATGGACCTCCCCGGTCGTCGGGATGGACCTCCCCGTTCCCTGATTCCCTCGACGGGAGACGACGCCCATACAGATAATGACCAGGAGGAAGACCTAGAGGGGCGTGGGTACGAGACCGAGCACTCCACTacttgagtccgagaacccctagggtaggacaaATTATGAACCCCTCCtgtgaagtcgagtccgtgtaatggttcatatgaaaccatgtgtgcttgttgtttgtttttctggttgtgtttcgatgcaagtcgcgcttttgccataggcaacatgtaagcgactacatcgcctATCTTATCTTAAGCTTATGTGATGAGTCTTTCGATCCATTGTTTGACACATTTGCACTGTACCAACCCCCTTTAGGCGCGTTTCCCTCTTGTTACTATTCCTTTCGTCTATTCCAGTTgtttgacttggctgctccaaacaTGATGGTGACTGCTACTCACACCAGTACTTTTGGCAACCCCAGCACCGGCGACTCTAGCCAGCAGCCAGAAGCCGGTGGGTCTACTCAAGCTGGAGGTCACCAGGAGCAGCAATAAGGCGATATTCCCTCGCCACCGCCTTTGCCGGAGAacctgactatggctcagtttctccaagctcttcgggaggaaccTCAAGCCAAcattgccgctatccagcagatgGCTCAGGTTCTCGTGAACAACCAGCAACAGAGCTGGAACGGCAACGGTCGTTCCACTCTGTCAGAGTTCATGAGGTCTTCGCCCCCGACCTTCACCGAGACAGTTGAATCTTTGGATGTTGATGACTAGATCCGCACCATCGGggacctccttgcattggtcaactGCAATGAGGACTGTGAGAAGGTTCTATATGCCTCTCACAGCCTCGGAGGTACCGCTAGAGCTTGGTGGGATTGATTCAAAGTCATGAAAGGCGAGCGTGTAATCACCTGGGATGATTTCAAGCAAGGATTTCGTACTGCCTATATCCCTTTTGGGATTATGGCCATCAAGAAGCAGGAGTTTCGagcgctgaagcaaggaagtggctctgtcaaggagtacctgcagaagttcaacctcttatCGAGGTATGCACATGaggatgtcagcactgaggcagccaagatagaacacttcatggaaggacttcagcAATCGCTGCAGTATCAACTTGTTGTCTGTGACTGTCGAACCTTCTTcgagctggtgaacaaggccctcatgcttgaaAAGATAAGCGTCGTGCCACGAAAGACTCACCCCTGGCAATCAGCCCCAGCGAAGCCAAACTATCAGCCTCAGCAATCCAGGACTCCTGCACCTTGTTCGAGCTACCAGCCTCAGCCGTATGCCAACTCCAAGCCGGCATACAACCCTCCCAACAACAATAATGGCGGCAAGACCAACAACTTCGGGTAGGTCACATGCTTCAGGTCTGGTCAGCCTGGACACATCTCGAGGCAGTGACCCAACAAGAAGCCAGAtgcaccgtgccccaatgcgccaaaccagGGACAAGGCCGTGGAGCGCCATCCTTGAACCAAGCTCCCCACAACCTGCCCAAACAATGGCAAAGGCCGTGTGGATCACGTCTCCGCAGAGGAAGCCCGGGAGGACCCggatgtcatactgggtacgttccttgtcaactcaaccagCAACAGTtctatttgattgtggtgcttcgcatgctTTTGTTACCCAAAAGTTTGCGCTAGAGAGTGGCTTGGAGCCTCCGCCCTTGAGTAGTCACATGACGGTGCAAATCCCGGGTACAGAAATGAGGACCAAGATAGggtgtagaggagttgggatcaacatcaacggggtagacttcttagcagatctcgtcgtccttaagtcgcaaggcttggacgtgatccctgGCATGGATTGGTTAACCAAGCACCAAGGCTTGTTAGACTGTGCCAAGAGCAAAGGAGTCGAggtcaagtatgttcccaaccctaccACCAATCAAGCCCCTCGGGTTAATTGCCTTTCGGGAGTTGAGATGGATCAAGTACATGTGGTACGTGAATACCCAGATGTCTTTCCTGACAAACTGCGCGGAGTGCCACCTGATCgtgacattgagttcattattgagctaatgcccggagcaggacccatctataagaagccctatagaatgggatcAGAAGAGTTGGCTGAACTGAAGGAGCAACTGGCTGAGCAGCTCAgaaaaggattcattcgtcctagcgTCTCTCCTTGGGGATCGCTTGTTATATTTGTGTCAAAGAAGGACGGCACAATCAGGCTCTGtgttgattaccgttctctcaatgaagtcacaacagtgaacaagtatccgccgcccaagattgaagacctgttcgatcagcagaatggtgccaaggtgttctccaagatcagTCTCAGGTctagatattaccagttgaagatcagaCCCGAGGATATCCCGAAGACGACGTGTGTGACCAGATATGgcctgtatgagtacacggtcatgtcatttgggttaaccaatgccccagcctacttcatgtacctcatgaacaaagtcttcatggagtatctagacaagtttgtcgttgtcttcatggacgacatactcgtcttctccaagtctgaagaagaacatgagcaacacttgaggatggtgctggaaaagcttcgagagcaccagctttatgccaaattcagcaagtgtgaattttggctgcatgaagttggGTTTTTGGGCCATGTGTTGACAGCATATGGATTGTCAGTTGACCCTGCCAAGATTGAAGCCGTGACGAAGTGAAAATCACCGACCAACGTGaacgaagtcaggagcttcctcgaactcacgggatactaccgcaattttgtcgaaggattctcaagcatcgcccgacctatgactcaactcttgaaggacaagaagttcgaatggacaccgaAGTGTGAGGAAAGTTTCCAAGAGCTCAAGAAGAGGTTGATAACGGCCCAATTCTGGCCATCCCTGATATTCACAAGggatttgtgatatattgtgatgcatcaaagACCAGGCTTGGTGgtgtcctgatgcaagagggCAGAGTCGTGGCATATATGTCCCGAGAGCTACGTCCTCACGAAGAGAACTACGGCACTCACAatcttgagctggcagcagtggtTCATGCTTCGAAgatgtggcgacattaccttctgagaaagcgACGTGAAATATACacagaccacaagagtttgaagtatattttcactcggaaggaattgaacatgaggcaacgaagatggttggagttgatcaaagattacgacctcggtactcaataccaccccggaaaggccagtgtggtagcagatgccttgagcaagAAGGCGtgttccttgaatgctatgatcaaggaaaggctacccgccttgtatgaggaacttgagagcttcgggttggagtTAGTCGCACCAGGATATCTGGCCAACCTTGAAGCGAAGCCTGCATTGATGGAcgatatcaaggaagctcagaagggacacgagagcatcgaaggtatcaagaagaagatcaaggatggcaaggccctaggattcaaagtggatgagcaaggagtcgtATGGTTTGGGGACCGCATTTGCGTACCCAACAAAGCTAAGctcaagaacctgatcttgcaagaggcacatgacactccatattccatccaccctggaggaaccaagatgtatcaagacctcaaggcaaaattctggtggcatggcatgaagaaagAGATAGCCTCTTATGTCGCTAAATGTGACGTATGCCAGAGGAtccaggctgagcatcagcgacccgctggactgctacaacctctccaagtgcctgaatggaagtgagACAAAGtcgggatggacttcatcactggtttgcccagatcaagcaaatgacatgattccatttgggtcattgtcgaccaccggaccaaggtagcccacttcGTTTCCGTCAATACCACCTATGATGGGAGCCAGCTAGCCAACCTCTACATCAATCGCATCGTGAGCCTTCATGAAGTTCCTAAGGAGATCATGTCAGATCGTGGCACCCAGTTCACCTCGaggttctggaagaagtttcacgaagctatgggaaccaagctatccttcagCACCGCTTTTCACCATCAGACCGGCAGgcagacggaacgagtaaatcagataTTCGAGGACATGCTCCGTGTCTGTGTCTTGGCATGtggagccaagtgggaagattgtttgccctttgttgagttctcctacaacaacagctatcagtccagcctccagatggcaccatttgaggtgttgtatggtcgcaagtgccgcactcccctcaactggtaAGAAACCGGAGAAGGGTTGGTCTTCGGACCAGATGTCCTCCgtcaagcagaagagcaagttcaactTTTCAGGGAACGCCTAGAGGCCGCCAAATCAAGGTAGAAGAGCTACGCCGATTCCCATCGCCGAGACATGAGTTTCCATGTTGGCGACTATGGCTATCTTCAAGTCACGCCTTTCAAGGGAACAAAgcgcttccacgtcaaggggaaacttgcaccAAGGTACATTGGCCCCTTCAAGGTCACCACAAGAcggggagaagttgcctaccagctggAGCTATCATCCGAACTTTCggatgtgcacaacgttttccacgtgtcgcaactccgaaagtgcctccaagttcccaaccgTCGTGAGCTCTACAAGGATATCGATCACCGAGCTATCAatcttcagccagacctcacttatcatgagagaccaatccgcatcctggatgaagccgagcattgcaccagaagccgcatcaTCAGGTACTACAAGGTCCagtgtgttaggaagtattagtattggtCTAGGAGtcctattagtctatgtttactttccttgcaccacaaatcttgtgtaatatatatatgccccgtgGGCCTTTAATAAAGATAAGTTGctatcctaacatggtattagagtctAGGTTTAGGTCTTCTCCTTGGACGCGCAACTCGTCCTTCTCTCCCGATTGACTTTTTCTGATCTTAGATCGATATGTGCAACTCGTGCACTGATTACTCCTCCCATTGCCGGCCCCTGCTCCCCGCGTCGCCACTGCCCCTGCAGATTGACGCCCCGTCTGGCTCATCTTCGCTGCCGCCCAGCTCTCCACGTCATCTCCGTTGTCGCCCAGCTCGCCATGTCTGCAGGTCAACGCATGCAGATCCAGCAGCCGCCTCTTAGGCTCTCCGTCGTCGCCTTATTGGATCTCAGACGCCTTACCTGCATTGACTGCGTATGCCGTTCCAATCCGTCCGCCCGCAAGATCAACGCGCGTGCTGCCCAATCTGCAAGTCTGTGCGCAGCCATGCAGATGTGCTGCTCTCCTACTGCTCACATGTGTAGCCTATGCCTAGCACGTGGCTGCTGCCCTCCATCCAACGTGTATGTGcttgttgctgctattgctacGCCCTCATTTGCCTGGTGCTCCTCTTTGCTGCTCCTTTGTCAACATCTCATTTACAGTCTGCTTTCACGATGGCTTTTGCATCTTCGTCTAGTATATGCTTCCTAGCTCTTtagttttttatattttttgctgCGTTCAtcaaatccgttgatattttttgcttctcatgccatgcgagtccaccatatcattgtccgtcagcctttctcccgtcctgatcctttctatacaacttttgtggcctacttgcccttgttgttttccaTAGGATTTTCTAGACtccttttgcattgtcgatctacgccCATCGCGCCTTaaccgccgagcttctttcgtcGTCGGTTGTcatggactatgattttctgcacaatgctttattctctttgCATTGTTGATCTAAGCCTATTCTCTTGCCGTCGAGCTTCTTTCGCCGTCGGTTTTCATGGGCAATGATTCTTTAAGCAATGCTTCATTCTCTTGATGTGTCATCTttctttgacaacccatcttctcttgatacttatgttgtatcttcaacccatcttcctctgatgtgccatctcttcgttataCCCTTTGGCGACTCGAcaggttttgaagactcttcatgctacgaccaCTCTCAAGACACGGATTTGGATTACCATTTTTtctagtattacacttcttcaaatgcaatgttgttgcatacgctttgcatttgaggg
This window encodes:
- the LOC123426085 gene encoding E3 ubiquitin protein ligase RIN2-like isoform X2, with the protein product MKLPNNPILMTLVFVRLTPTETRKVLEHIINYVIYKGTFLTLVVPPNSQQIILWSTWLVLLCSLKMFQSLARERLECLHASPSATPSKYLRVYSALLLVLSTDLLWMKLCVGFCSSCNSKLFWLMLFEPLSIAFESLQSIMVHGFQLFDIWQRHLMDSGVDYLDFQKTYKQAAGSFSEWRGQLIRNFGFAIDLISLLMSLGHYSMIFWLRGMAFHLVDAVLLLNLRALVVSFLKRIKTYIKLRKALRSLDGALPDATYDEICTYDDECAICRGPMARAKKLPCNHLFHLPCLRSWLDQGLMEDYSCPTCRRPLFLSSQGHSRSTTAEIANIQQTVPEQQNPSDGVWRGAGLDSRLAPPWSSPGVDDPSSSSAVRSVGLSGVQMMMRQFASVTDNYGHTDTTWNLWPESMAGPSIIPSSSSRPDGVSASLRFRGTAGTPNGSMLRVNIMVDRVREVLPHMPDELIIEDLMRTNNVNATVNNLLLMQ
- the LOC123426085 gene encoding E3 ubiquitin protein ligase RIN2-like isoform X1, with the protein product MAVNCLYVAAASTAASAAALQWWAASFLDAPRDGDVGGGDWLKTVLRSHVTVALLANLAAHVFLVLVLALKTLVFVRLTPTETRKVLEHIINYVIYKGTFLTLVVPPNSQQIILWSTWLVLLCSLKMFQSLARERLECLHASPSATPSKYLRVYSALLLVLSTDLLWMKLCVGFCSSCNSKLFWLMLFEPLSIAFESLQSIMVHGFQLFDIWQRHLMDSGVDYLDFQKTYKQAAGSFSEWRGQLIRNFGFAIDLISLLMSLGHYSMIFWLRGMAFHLVDAVLLLNLRALVVSFLKRIKTYIKLRKALRSLDGALPDATYDEICTYDDECAICRGPMARAKKLPCNHLFHLPCLRSWLDQGLMEDYSCPTCRRPLFLSSQGHSRSTTAEIANIQQTVPEQQNPSDGVWRGAGLDSRLAPPWSSPGVDDPSSSSAVRSVGLSGVQMMMRQFASVTDNYGHTDTTWNLWPESMAGPSIIPSSSSRPDGVSASLRFRGTAGTPNGSMLRVNIMVDRVREVLPHMPDELIIEDLMRTNNVNATVNNLLLMQ